CGTACAATTCGTCTTTCAAAGCCAGCTTTTTCACTTTCAGGCTTTCGATTTCCTCTGCTGCAGAAACCGCAGTTACTTCATTGTTTTCCAAGCCGGTAATTTTATCGTCCAACTCATTGTGCTCGTCAAACAAACGGGCAAAGTGTGCATCTTCTTGTTTTAATTTTGAAATCAAATCGCGATATTCAGGAAACATATTCATTAATCCTCTTGGTTGAACAATCAAAGCAAAAAACCTTATCTCCTAAGCTTCCTTGCCAATTTCAACTTGATTATAACAAACGCAACCTTCTCCCGCACGAGATTTTTCATCATGGTTGACCTACCGCAAACTGCCAAAGCAGCATAAAATCAGGCGCATCAACGGCATAAACATTAAAGGAGAAAATATGAATTCCACCATCTCATTGTTAAAAAACCACCGCACCTACCGCAGCTTTAAAACCGGAGAAATCCTGCCGCAAGAGCATTTGCAGGCCATAATCGATTGTGCCCGCCAAGCGCCCTCATGGATGAACGGCCAGCACTACACCATCATCAACATCACTTCCCCAGAGTTGCGCCAACACATCACCGAGCAGCTCCCGGCCAATCCGCAAATCGGACAATGCGCCATTTATTTTATTTTCCTGGCCGACCTGCACAAAGCCGACTTGTGCCGCCAAGCTTATGAAGGCACGTTTGCCGCCGCAGGCACTCCAGATGCCTTTATGACTGCCGTGACCGATGCCGTGCTTGCCGCACAAAACGCGGCAACCGCAGCCGAAAGCTTGGGTTATGCCGTCTGCTATACAGGCGGTATCCGCCTGATTGCGCCGCAATTGGCCGAAATGCTCAAGCTGCCGCCGCACACTTTCCCCGTTGTCGGTCTCTGCATCGGCACGCCTAATGTAGAAATGCGCGTCAAACCGCGTTTGCCCCAAGCGGCCGCCTATGCGGAAAACCAATATCCGTCGGACCAATGCCCGTCTGAAAACCTCGCCGCCTACGAGCAAACCATGACCGAATTCGGCGAAGCGCGCGAAAAATTCCCCTACCGCGAAAAATTCGCCCGTTTTTACAGCCAACCCTACGGGCCGGCCAACATCGAATTTATGCAAAGCATCGGCTGGTTAAACTGGTATCAAACAAAGTGAAACCTTTGCAAAACAATTTAACCCTATATAATGCCTGTCTGAACGCCCGGCTTTTTCAGACAGGCATCCGCATATGAAAAAATACATTTCACAAAAATACCGCCACATTTACGGTATCGGCAATCAATTCATCAAGCCGCAGGGACGCAGCCAATGGTATCCGATAAACGAAGACCGCTGGGACGCACCGCCCCAAAGCGAGCCGTTTATCTTCAGCGACGAAGCCCTCTATATGCTCGACAGCCACAACATCAAGCTCAACGTACAGATGAAGCTCAGCCCGGAAAACGCGGAAATGCGTATGCAGCAAGCATTGCGCGAAGAAGCCCTGCGTGAAATCGCGCGCGACCTGAAAGCCAGCCTCGATGAAGAAAAACTCGCCCAAGCCATCGACTTTTTCAGCCGCCACGACGAATTGTTCAAATAACCCGCACCTTTCAGACAGGCATCACTCACTATGCAAACCTATCTTGTCGGCGGCGCCGTGCGCGACGCCCTGCTCGGAATCGACACCCAAGACCGCGACTGGGTCGTGGTCGGCGCCGACGCGCAAACCATGCTCGACTTGGGCTACCGCGCAGTCGGCAAAGATTTTCCCGTATTCCTCCACCCCGAAAACCATGAAGAATACGCGCTGGCGCGCACCGAGCGGAAAACCGCCAAAGGCTACACCGGCTTTGCCTTTCACGCCGACAAAAGCGTTACCCTCGAGCAAGACCTGATGCGGCGCGACCTTACCATCAACGCCATCGCGCAAGACAGCGAAGGCAACATCATCGACCCTTACGGCGGCCAAGCCGACCTGCAAAACCGGATCCTGCGCCACGTTTCCCCCGCATTTGCCGAAGACCCCGTCCGCATCCTGCGCACCGCCCGCTTCGCCGCCCGCTACGGCTTCAGCATTGCGCCCGAAACCATGCAGTTGATGCGGCAAATGGTTGCAAGCGGCGAAGCCGACGCTTTGGTGGCCGAACGCGTTTGGCAGGAGCTCGCCCGCGGCCTGATGGAGCAACATCCCGCCCGCATGATTGAAACCTTGCGCGAATGCGGCGCATTGAGCGTGATTCTGCCTGAAGTCGACGCCTTATTCGGCGTACCGCAACGCGCCGACTACCACCCCGAAATCGACAGCGGCATCCACACCCTGATGGTGTTGCAGCGTGCCGCCGACCTCAACCTGAGCCTGCCCGAACGCTATGCCGCCCTGCTCCACGACTTGGGCAAAGCGCTCACACCCGCCGACATCCTGCCCAAACACCACGGCCACGATTTGGCCGGCATAGAACCCGTGCGCGCCGTCAACACCCGCTGGCGCGTGCCCAAAGCGTGCAGCGAACTGGCCGAACTGGTTTGCCGCTGGCATATCCAGCTCCACAGCGTCGCCCGGCTCAAACCGCAAACCGTGTTGAAAACCCTCAAGCAAACCGATGCCTTCCGCCGCAGCGAACGTTTCAAGCAGGCACTTAACGTCTGCCAAGCCGACCATCAAGGCAGGCTGGGGCAGGAAAACACGCCCTACCTCCAGCGCGAACGCTGGCTTGCGCTGCTGGCCGCCGCACAAAGCGTCAACACCGCCGCCATCGCGGCCGAACACGCCGGCGAACCGCACAAAACCGCCGAAGCCATCGGCCGCGCCCGCCTGGAGCAAATCCGCCCGCTGCAAAACGTTTTCAGACAGGCATAAACCGCTATGGCACAAGCCTCTTGCTTCCGAAAAACAACCGTCCTACACTAATGCCTGTCTGAAAACCGCTCTTACCGATATGCAATATTTCGAACTTTTCAACCTACCGCCCACATTCGACATCGACGAAACGGCAATCGAACAAATCTACCGCCGCCTAGCCGCCCAGTTCCATCCCGACAAATACGCCGCCGCATCCTCGTTTGAGCAGCGACAAGCCATGATGATGGCATCCACCGTTAACGAAGCCTACCGCACGCTCAAATCCCCCACCGACCGCGCGGCCTACCTGCTGCAAGCGCAGGGAATAGATGCCGACGCGCCCGAGCACACCGCGTTTGCCCCCGAATTTCTGATGCAGCAAATGGAATGGCGCGAAACTTTGGAAAGCGCCCGCGCAGAGCACGATGAATCCGCGCTCGGCGCACTTGATGAGGAAATCGCCGGCGAACAAAGCGGATTGTTCCGGCAACTGAGCGCCGCCTTTGCCGAAAACCAAACCGAAACCGCCGCCGCACTTGTTCGGCAGAGCCGCTTTCTCGACAAACTGCGCAAAGAAATCCAAAGCGCCCTACCATAAAATGTAAATGCCTGTCTGAAAACCGTAAAACCGCTTTCAGATAGGCATCGGCAAGTTCAAAATGCACAAATATTGAGCAGCCGCCCCAAACACAGCAAACCCCACATCCAACCAACATATTCAAAATGAAAAAAACACTGTTGCTTACCCTGATTTCCGCGCTCGCACTCAGCGCATGCAGCCCGCCCACCAACGCAGGGCGCAAAGAAAAAGCCTTGCGCTTCGTGGTCAAACATCCGATTGCCGCCTACCAAATCGGCATGAAAGCAGACCGCGCGCGCAACATCACCACCAATTCCGTGCGCTTTTCCATCCGCCTCGGTTTGGACGACTTAGCCAACCCAAACAACCGCGGCACGCAGGTCAACGCCGTGCGCCACACCTTATGGCAGGCCGCCATCACCTCCCGTTTCAGCGCAGAATTGGCCAAAGAAGCCGGCGATGCCTATGAAAAAGACAACACGCCGCCCGACCCGAACAAAACCGAATTCAACAAGCTCTACGATGCCGACGAAAGCGTTGATTTGCGCAACAATGCCATCGGCCGCAGCATAGGCGAAGCACATAAAGGCGCCGAAATGAAAACGCTCGTGCGCGCCATTCTCGACCGCTACCACCGAGAAGGCCTGTGGCAGATTTTCCCGGTTGAACAGGAAGGCAAAACCGTCTACCAAATCCGCCTTACCAAACTTGGCGAAGAAGACTACCAAAAAGCCCTTGCCGAGCTTGCCCAGCTCAACCAATACGGCGCAAAATAAACCGCCCGAACCATGCCTGTCTGAAAGCTGCCCAATCCGCTTTCAGACAGGCATGTTTTATTTCCGACTGATTTACTCAACTATCCCAAATCTGTTAGAATACGCGCCAGCTAAAAATAACCCTCAAAGGCACACACAACATGGCACTTCTGCAAATCGCCGAACCCGGCATGTCTGCCGCTCCGCACCAACACCGCTTGGCCGTCGGCATCGACTTGGGCACCACCAACAGCCTCGTCGCCTCCGTTAAAAGCGGCAGCGCAGTTTGCCTGCCCGACGAAAAAGGCCGCGTTACCTTGCCTTCGGTTGTGCGCTATTGCGGCCGAGACGATATCGAAGTCGGTTACGACGCACTCAAGGCTCAGAAAATCGACCCCGTGAACACCATCAGCTCCGCCAAACGTTTGATCGGGCGCACTTTGGAAGATGTTCAGCAAGGAGCCCGCTATCTGCCTTACCGCTTCGGTAGCAACGAACGCATTATCGAGTTGCACACCCGTGCGGGCGACAAAACGCCGATTGACGTGTCTGCCGAAATCCTCCGCACTTTGAAACAGCGTGCCGAAGAAAACCTCGGCGGCGAGCTTGTCGGTGCCGTGATTACCGTACCTGCCTATTTCGACGATGCCCAACGCCAAGCCACCAAAGATGCCGCGCGTTTGGCCGGATTAAACGTTTTGCGCCTGCTCAACGAACCGACCGCCGCCGCGATTGCCTACGGTTTGGACAACCGCTCGGAAGGCACGTTTGTGGTGTACGACCTCGGCGGCGGCACGTTCGACGTATCCGTATTGCAGCTCACCAAAGGGCTGTTTGAAGTGAAAGCCACCAACGGCAACAGCGCACTCGGCGGAGACGACTTCGACCACCGCCTGTTCTGCTGGTTGCTCGAACAAAACGGTTTGTCCCAACTCAACGAGCAAGACAGCCAACTGCTGCTCAGCCTTGCCCGTGCCGCCAAAGAAACCTTGACTACCGACACCAGCGCCACCGTGCGCACCGTGCTTTCAGACGACCGCCAAGTCGATACCACCGTTACCCGCCAAGGATTCCACACGCTTACGCAACATCTGGTTGCCAAAACCATCGAGCCGGTGAAGCAAGCCTTGAAAGATGCCGGTGTGGGCAAAGCCGATGTAAAAGGCGTGATTATGGTGGGCGGCTCCACTCGCATGCTGCACGTTCAGCAAGCCGTGGCTACCTTTTTCGGCCAAACGCCGCTCAACAACCTCAACCCCGACCAAGTGGTCGCACTCGGCGCGGCGATGCAGGCCAATGTGCTGGCAGGCAATAAAAACGAAGACGAATGGCTGCTGCTCGACGTTACCCCGTTGTCGCTCGGCCTCGAAACCTACGGCGGGCTGGCAGAAAAAATCATCCCGCGCAACAGCACTCTGCCCACCGCCCGCGCCCAAGAGTTCACCACCTTTAAAGACGGCCAAACCGCAATGACTATTCATGTGGTGCAGGGCGAACGCGAACTTGTGTCCGACTGCCGCAGCCTCGCCAAATTCACCTTGCGCGGCATTCCACCGATGGTGGCCGGCGCCGCCCGCATCCGTGTTACCTTCCAAGTGGATGCAGACGGCCTGCTTTCCGTATCCGCCCGCGAACAATCCACCGGCGTGCAGGCGCAAATCGAAGTGAAACCTTCCTACGGTCTCGACGACGAAACCATCACCAACATGCTGAAAGAGAGCATGTCGAACGCCTCCGACGACATGGCCGCCCGCGCCCGCGCCGAAGCCGTTGTAGAAGCCGAAGGCTTGATTGCAGCCGTAGCAGCCGCATTGGAAATGGACGGCGATTTGCTCAACGAAACCGAACTTACCGCCATCCGCGACAGCATCGCCGCTTTGCAGAATCTCGTTCAGACAGGCAATGCCGACGAAATCCGCAACGCCGTATCCGCGTTAGGACATGCTACCGATGATTTCGCCGCTAAACGTATGGATAGAAATATCAAGCGTGCTTTGACGGGGCAGAGGGTGGAAGAGATTTCGTGATCAAAGTTAAATAATCTTTTAATTCTCTTTATTTAAATCTTTCTAATAATTTTTAATTTGCCTTTAAACATAGACACAACATGCCAAAAGTAACCATACTCCCACACGCCGAACTCTGTCCTGAGGGTAAAGTCATTGAAAATGCGCCCGAAGGCCAAACCATTTGCGATTTGCTGCTCGACAACGACATCGAAATCGATCACGCCTGCGAAAAATCCTGCGCCTGTACCACCTGCCACGTGATCGTGCGGCAGGGTTTCGACAGCTTGGAAGAGCCGTCTGAAATCGAAGAAGACCTGCTCGATCAGGCATGGGGGTTGGAGGCCGATTCACGCCTGAGCTGCCAAGCCAAAGTGGCTGATGAAGATTTGGTAGTGGAAATCCCCAAATACACCATCAACCACGCGCGCGAACACCATTAATCAAAAAAGCTTGTCCGAACACCATAAAGGAACACGCCATGAAATGGACCGACACCCAACGCATCGCCGAAGAGCTATACGACACCCACGGCGATATCGACCCGAAAACCATCCGCTTTACCCGTTTACGAGAGCTGATTCTCGCCCTACCCGATTTCGACGATGACCCTGCCCATTGCGGCGAACGCATCCTGGAAGCCGTGCAGCAGGCTTGGATTGAAGAAGCGGAATAACAAACAATGCCTGTCTGAAAGCCAAATCCGTTAAAAGTAAGCTTTCAGATAGGCATTTAATATATGGCTCAAGCCGTTTAGCGGCCGCT
This portion of the Neisseria canis genome encodes:
- the hscB gene encoding Fe-S protein assembly co-chaperone HscB, with amino-acid sequence MQYFELFNLPPTFDIDETAIEQIYRRLAAQFHPDKYAAASSFEQRQAMMMASTVNEAYRTLKSPTDRAAYLLQAQGIDADAPEHTAFAPEFLMQQMEWRETLESARAEHDESALGALDEEIAGEQSGLFRQLSAAFAENQTETAAALVRQSRFLDKLRKEIQSALP
- a CDS encoding multifunctional CCA addition/repair protein, translated to MQTYLVGGAVRDALLGIDTQDRDWVVVGADAQTMLDLGYRAVGKDFPVFLHPENHEEYALARTERKTAKGYTGFAFHADKSVTLEQDLMRRDLTINAIAQDSEGNIIDPYGGQADLQNRILRHVSPAFAEDPVRILRTARFAARYGFSIAPETMQLMRQMVASGEADALVAERVWQELARGLMEQHPARMIETLRECGALSVILPEVDALFGVPQRADYHPEIDSGIHTLMVLQRAADLNLSLPERYAALLHDLGKALTPADILPKHHGHDLAGIEPVRAVNTRWRVPKACSELAELVCRWHIQLHSVARLKPQTVLKTLKQTDAFRRSERFKQALNVCQADHQGRLGQENTPYLQRERWLALLAAAQSVNTAAIAAEHAGEPHKTAEAIGRARLEQIRPLQNVFRQA
- a CDS encoding YdcH family protein; protein product: MFPEYRDLISKLKQEDAHFARLFDEHNELDDKITGLENNEVTAVSAAEEIESLKVKKLALKDELYEILKKASA
- the hscA gene encoding Fe-S protein assembly chaperone HscA, whose translation is MALLQIAEPGMSAAPHQHRLAVGIDLGTTNSLVASVKSGSAVCLPDEKGRVTLPSVVRYCGRDDIEVGYDALKAQKIDPVNTISSAKRLIGRTLEDVQQGARYLPYRFGSNERIIELHTRAGDKTPIDVSAEILRTLKQRAEENLGGELVGAVITVPAYFDDAQRQATKDAARLAGLNVLRLLNEPTAAAIAYGLDNRSEGTFVVYDLGGGTFDVSVLQLTKGLFEVKATNGNSALGGDDFDHRLFCWLLEQNGLSQLNEQDSQLLLSLARAAKETLTTDTSATVRTVLSDDRQVDTTVTRQGFHTLTQHLVAKTIEPVKQALKDAGVGKADVKGVIMVGGSTRMLHVQQAVATFFGQTPLNNLNPDQVVALGAAMQANVLAGNKNEDEWLLLDVTPLSLGLETYGGLAEKIIPRNSTLPTARAQEFTTFKDGQTAMTIHVVQGERELVSDCRSLAKFTLRGIPPMVAGAARIRVTFQVDADGLLSVSAREQSTGVQAQIEVKPSYGLDDETITNMLKESMSNASDDMAARARAEAVVEAEGLIAAVAAALEMDGDLLNETELTAIRDSIAALQNLVQTGNADEIRNAVSALGHATDDFAAKRMDRNIKRALTGQRVEEIS
- the fdx gene encoding ISC system 2Fe-2S type ferredoxin; translated protein: MPKVTILPHAELCPEGKVIENAPEGQTICDLLLDNDIEIDHACEKSCACTTCHVIVRQGFDSLEEPSEIEEDLLDQAWGLEADSRLSCQAKVADEDLVVEIPKYTINHAREHH
- a CDS encoding DUF6973 domain-containing protein, producing MKKTLLLTLISALALSACSPPTNAGRKEKALRFVVKHPIAAYQIGMKADRARNITTNSVRFSIRLGLDDLANPNNRGTQVNAVRHTLWQAAITSRFSAELAKEAGDAYEKDNTPPDPNKTEFNKLYDADESVDLRNNAIGRSIGEAHKGAEMKTLVRAILDRYHREGLWQIFPVEQEGKTVYQIRLTKLGEEDYQKALAELAQLNQYGAK
- a CDS encoding nitroreductase family protein, whose protein sequence is MNSTISLLKNHRTYRSFKTGEILPQEHLQAIIDCARQAPSWMNGQHYTIINITSPELRQHITEQLPANPQIGQCAIYFIFLADLHKADLCRQAYEGTFAAAGTPDAFMTAVTDAVLAAQNAATAAESLGYAVCYTGGIRLIAPQLAEMLKLPPHTFPVVGLCIGTPNVEMRVKPRLPQAAAYAENQYPSDQCPSENLAAYEQTMTEFGEAREKFPYREKFARFYSQPYGPANIEFMQSIGWLNWYQTK
- the iscX gene encoding Fe-S cluster assembly protein IscX, translating into MKWTDTQRIAEELYDTHGDIDPKTIRFTRLRELILALPDFDDDPAHCGERILEAVQQAWIEEAE